Proteins found in one Carassius auratus strain Wakin chromosome 12, ASM336829v1, whole genome shotgun sequence genomic segment:
- the LOC113111859 gene encoding zinc finger and BTB domain-containing protein 38-like, with amino-acid sequence MKHRNKHMRGDRMGEGTEEADGAKTTRISLSFPLSAGLPSFSAQKHCSSSHPTSSTNVHDRDGSNGTAWMGEAFRNKQLSKTSSKTDRLPCTSSSFPVDLTAPVSKNCKSSLSFSVDGSGSRYPTSPLQHPNKTDYSKETAGVSLNNGYKEHSTTETAHILFNLSARAYQDQGMKDPESSKGKKRKANSLHVELSLPLPSINPHSSSSTPPPPPSPSSLSLTSSPLTTPTPSFHDSFRAVPKPELLCGVCHRLFSTASSLAVHMRLHRGGRVLSCRHCGKAFIHNKRLQSHEAICKQGLPAFPVPPKEEPLEEGEVERADEAADPEQLGQGTRPGRPIKKVRDLHAHHAGTLTCTDALGEEDHFIKVVDGHIIYFCSVCERSYMTLSSLKRHSNVHSWRRKYPCHYCDKVFALAEYRTKHEVWHTGERRYQCIFCWEAFPTYYNLKTHQKAFHGINPGLISSEKTANGGYKQKVNGLKLYRLLPMRALKRPYKTYSQPMADGLLTSDSSVTLPLSIDSSLPQPLDTKKLESFLKDLQTTEPERFPIRVGVDQGKKLACPQKEAEARDTEGSDLWKSGSNSDKSKTPECPEESVSSVIAFAHSKPSVIMHSAAASSSVIVHRNKMNSEERKRSQENYLMAKTSQKQIKKHSQRVHTETYRDWDDVSEDTEASKIRQPTEKLHKGRKVHNKTESNKTIPLAVGSEVKGSGPLCQITVRIGEEAIVKRSISETDLRRDKSPTRNKPKKSNLSQEDQREQRHTNHHQRKQRKSSQEGKEGESKWKNPKLKGKVRKYFFRQEVREDRDDHDVEDNLWRPYYSYKPKRKALHMQGAKAWKHKLHYKRSLRPMRRADRLMKNLNKEIDGGEADEGEKRRQKVKKELKEISEQQKTEVKELLHTCPISSKTEQKGKEKGTHGKPDLPLSLSVSQATNNSQNTASSIIKQRWSEDQASECGTCGRWFSSPRKRDKHELTHLFEFVCMLCRAPFPSQSKLEEHQRTQHPKTKPLSAPTFFTSQSSRNEVEMKADENEVDGRSIEKDSPVRLGRRPLIRYTCSQCDKVCKTSAALNCHIKRHELGSSTSVEDTQENQDLPSCATSAVESTPSKGLDTNCEQVQPVSVIYYSKPECQITDNQLGEKMEENKRVRNCESPKVAANDKVHSPLCAQFSQVMHSPTLERFNVISPNLPSVLVMNGAECLDYRTPEKRNLDTLDQQKRSPTPSDRQIQVSQMLTEPQIRRETTPSGPVSLKTGRSYVCREGENIPNEDFSDLQDAQDLRIFPQSSSQVQDLSMPTILAKKKELDQQNKHLSNISKEQSCNEDVLLLVPKEEPLSPIPSPTCSVIQTTPKGSSQRYSKSPCHSPGPLDLQLRPQAEKSQTHRGRHNTEKQGLMLQANLAGMSKTPSHNLLHPQVPTAEPESKDHTSVTPTEHHRGSGYPVQELTLPLVIPGGYCSGKKQEEQILMSYPAGPLPFPPLGKMVPHSDSTKLPFYPDPYHLLYGPHLLPYPYNLAALPMALNMMTSGDKEPLPFLPFFNYAAAPLTGTVPHPLVVNPSLYNSGGSSSTKQDNP; translated from the coding sequence ATGaaacacagaaataaacacaTGAGAGGAGACAGGATGGGAGAGGGCACAGAGGAGGCGGATGGTGCCAAAACTACGAGGATATCGCTCAGTTTTCCCCTTAGTGCTGGACTGCCTAGCTTTTCTGCACAGAAGCACTGCTCCTCATCCCACCCCACTTCCTCCACCAATGTTCACGACAGAGATGGTTCAAATGGCACCGCATGGATGGGGGAAGCATTCAGAAACAAACAGTTATCGAAAACGTCATCAAAAACTGACCGCCTGCCATGCACTTCTTCTTCCTTTCCTGTCGATCTAACTGCTCCAGTCAGTAAGAACTGCAAGTCATCTCTGTCCTTTTCTGTTGATGGTAGTGGCTCCAGATACCCAACATCTCCCTTACAACACCCTAACAAAACCGACTATTCAAAAGAGACAGCTGGGGTTAGTCTCAATAATGGGTACAAAGAGCATTCGACAACAGAAACAGCACACATCCTTTTCAACCTTAGTGCGAGAGCCTACCAGGACCAAGGTATGAAAGATCCTGAGAGTTCAAAAGGCAAAAAACGCAAGGCAAACAGCCTCCATGTTGAACTGAGCCTTCCTCTCCCAAGCATAAACCCTCACTCGTCCTCATcaacccctcctcctcctccttcaccCTCATCTCTCTCTTTAACTTCCTCCCCCTTGACTACCCCCACGCCATCTTTCCATGACTCTTTTAGAGCAGTGCCGAAGCCAGAACTACTGTGTGGGGTGTGCCACCGTCTGTTCAGTACCGCCTCGTCCCTCGCTGTCCACATGCGTCTCCATCGGGGGGGACGAGTACTCAGCTGCCGCCACTGTGGAAAAGCCTTCATCCATAATAAAAGACTGCAATCCCATGAGGCCATCTGCAAGCAAGGGCTGCCAGCTTTTCCAGTGCCACCCAAAGAAGAGCCCCTGGAGGAGGGTGAAGTAGAGAGAGCAGATGAGGCTGCAGACCCAGAACAGCTTGGACAAGGGACAAGGCCTGGCCGACCCATAAAGAAAGTGCGAGACCTTCACGCCCATCATGCTGGAACACTGACTTGCACGGATGCCCTGGGGGAAGAGGATCACTTTATAAAAGTGGTGGATGGACATATCATTTACTTTTGCTCTGTGTGCGAACGCTCTTACATGACTTTGTCCAGCCTGAAGCGACACTCCAATGTGCATTCATGGCGGCGGAAGTACCCCTGTCACTACTGTGACAAGGTTTTTGCTCTGGCTGAGTACCGCACCAAACATGAGGTGTGGCACACAGGTGAAAGGCGCTACCAGTGCATCTTTTGCTGGGAGGCATTTCCTACTTACTACAACCTTAAAACACACCAAAAGGCATTCCATGGTATAAATCCTGGTTTGATCTCAAGTGAAAAAACAGCCAATGGTGGCTACAAGCAGAAGGTCAATGGCCTTAAACTGTACCGCCTGCTGCCCATGCGAGCTCTAAAGCGACCTTACAAAACATACAGTCAGCCAATGGCTGATGGACTACTCACTTCTGATTCATCAGTTACCCTGCCTCTGTCTATAGACAGCAGCCTCCCACAACCTCTGGACACTAAGAAATTGGAGTCTTTCCTGAAAGATCTTCAAACCACAGAGCCTGAACGATTCCCCATCAGGGTGGGTGTTGATCAGGGTAAAAAATTAGCTTGTCCTCAAAAAGAGGCAGAAGCAAGGGACACAGAAGGGTCAGATTTATGGAAGTCAGGTAGCAACAGTGACAAAAGTAAAACTCCAGAGTGCCCAGAAGAATCTGTCTCTTCAGTCATTGCATTTGCACACAGCAAACCCTCTGTTATCATGCACAGTGCTGCAGCTTCTTCCTCTGTTATTGTTCACAGAAACAAGATGAATtctgaagagagaaaaagaagtcAAGAAAATTATCTAATGgcaaaaacaagtcaaaaacaaattaaaaaacataGCCAGAGAGTGCACACAGAGACATACAGGGACTGGGACGATGTCAGTGAAGACACAGAGGCCTCGAAAATCAGGCAGCCAACAGAGAAACTTCACAAGGGACGAAAAGTTCACAATAAAACAGAGTCAAATAAGACCATTCCTTTAGCAGTGGGATCAGAAGTCAAAGGCAGTGGCCCActttgtcagattactgtgcgcATAGGGGAGGAAGCGATTGTCAAACGGAGCATCTCTGAAACAGATCTAAGGAGGGACAAAAGCCCTACACGCAACAAACCCAAAAAAAGTAACCTCTCACAGGAGGACCAGAGAGAGCAGCGTCACACCAATCACCACCAACGTAAACAACGTAAATCCAGTCAGGAAGGAAAGGAGGGGGAGTCCAAATGGAAAAATCCAAAACTAAAAGGCAAGGTGAGGAAATACTTCTTCCGGCAGGAGGTCAGGGAGGACAGAGATGACCATGATGTGGAGGACAACCTATGGAGGCCTTACTATTCTTACAAACCCAAGCGAAAGGCCCTTCATATGCAAGGGGCTAAAGCCTGGAAGCACAAATTGCACTACAAACGATCCCTGAGGCCTATGAGGAGAGCTGATAGACTCATGaaaaatttgaataaagaaaTTGATGGTGGAGAGGCAGATGAGGGAGAGAAGAGGAGACAGAAAGTAAAGAAAGAGCTGAAAGAAATTAGTGAACAACAGAAAACTGAAGTCAAAGAACTTTTACACACTTGTCCTATCTCTTCCAAAACGGAACAGAAGGGAAAAGAAAAGGGAACACATGGAAAGCCTGATCTTCCTCTCAGTTTGTCTGTTTCACAGGCTACAAACAATTCTCAAAACACAGCATCCTCTATCATCAAACAGCGATGGTCAGAAGATCAGGCTTCTGAGTGTGGAACATGTGGGCGTTGGTTCTCCAGCCCAAGGAAACGAGACAAACATGAGTTGACACATCTATTTGAGTTTGTGTGCATGCTTTGCAGAGCTCCATTCCCCTCACAATCCAAACTAGAGGAACACCAGAGGACTCAGCATCCCAAAACCAAGCCCCTGTCTGCCCCTACTTTCTTCACTTCCCAGTCATCAAGAAATGAGGTGGAAATGAAAGCGGATGAGAATGAAGTGGATGGACGTTCCATAGAGAAAGACAGCCCAGTTCGCTTGGGCAGGAGGCCTTTAATCAGATATACATGCTCACAATGTGATAAAGTCTGCAAAACATCTGCAGCACTTAACTGCCACATCAAGCGACACGAGTTAGGCAGTTCAACCTCGGTTGAAGACACACAGGAAAACCAAGATTTACCTAGTTGTGCAACTTCTGCAGTGGAGTCTACACCAAGCAAAGGTTTAGACACCAACTGTGAGCAAGTACAGCCAGTGTCTGTCATATATTACTCCAAACCAGAATGTCAAATTACTGACAACCAACTGGGTGAGAAGATGGAAGAAAACAAAAGAGTCAGAAATTGTGAAAGTCCCAAAGTGGCAGCCAATGACAAAGTCCACAGTCCACTGTGTGCACAGTTTTCCCAAGTTATGCACAGCCCCACTTTAGAAAGGTTTAACGTCATCTCTCCTAACCTTCCTAGTGTACTTGTAATGAATGGTGCAGAGTGCCTAGACTACAGGACACCAGAGAAACGGAATTTAGACACACTAGATCAGCAGAAAAGAAGCCCAACGCCAAGTGACAGGCAAATCCAAGTTTCTCAAATGTTGACAGAGCCTCAGATTAGAAGAGAAACAACTCCATCTGGACCTGTATCACTAAAAACAGGCAGAAGTTATGTGTGTAGAGAAGGTGAAAATATTCCAAATGAAGATTTCAGTGATTTACAAGATGCTCAGGATTTAAGAATATTTCCTCAATCCAGCAGCCAAGTCCAAGACTTATCCATGCCAACAATACTGGCAAAAAAGAAGGAACTTGATCAACAGAATAAACATCTATCCAACATCTCAAAGGAACAGTCTTGTAATGAGGACGTGTTGTTGCTAGTACCCAAAGAGGAACCACTCAGTCCGATACCATCTCCTACATGCTCTGTCATTCAAACCACTCCAAAAGGATCTTCTCAAAGGTATTCAAAGTCACCTTGTCACTCTCCAGGACCTTTGGACCTACAGTTGCGGCCACAGGCGGAGAAAAGCCAAACACACAGAGGAAGGCACAATACAGAAAAACAGGGTCTTATGTTGCAAGCAAATTTAGCCGGGATGAGCAAGACTCCGTCCCACAACCTGCTACATCCTCAAGTGCCCACAGCAGAGCCTGAATCAAAGGACCACACCTCTGTCACTCCTACAGAACACCACAGAGGCTCAGGCTACCCTGTCCAGGAGCTTACTCTTCCCTTGGTAATACCTGGAGGGTACTGCTCTGGTAAGAAACAGGAGGAGCAAATCCTGATGTCTTACCCTGCTGGACCCCTACCCTTTCCACCACTTGGGAAGATGGTACCACACTCTGACTCCACTAAACTGCCCTTTTATCCTGACCCCTATCACTTACTGTATGGCCCACACCTACTGCCATACCCCTATAACCTTGCTGCCCTTCCAATGGCTCTAAATATGATGACGTCAGGGGACAAAGAGCCCTTACCCTTCCTGCCTTTTTTCAATTATGCTGCTGCCCCTTTAACAGGCACAGTGCCCCATCCTTTAGTAGTGAACCCCAGCCTATACAACAGTGGTGGCAGCAGTAGCACAAAGCAGGACAACCCATAA
- the shbg gene encoding sex hormone-binding globulin produces the protein MNYLKEVIILLLGLYLNLLCRRVSGEQISGKGVLNLAHRQSKWTPLMQMSANLSDITSIRSFFEFRTLDPEGAIFYGDTEEGQDWFVLSLRDGIPEMQIGKADILVSVKGGRKLNDGAWHLLELRSEGKFVVLEVNNNVELIVGLHSKLTKDELKGKIRLALGGMLVDKQKLFHPFEPEMDACIRGGNWLNLSTSWDADSTWEPRPCFSEIKKGSYFPGTGVAMFNTSDLPGLNTEEAGITVEIFGSWTGTTLSLQSTGFEYVLRELEGNKDVKEVQLGLKEGSESAAPPHEPATLTFTIQKHSLVVNSKPELETESLDFFSMWKNGMLLTFGGVPGDSEKAKNTHYLRGCLEKILVQGQVIDLDRALYKHTAVSSHSCPTEAMNELT, from the exons ATGAACTATCTTAAGGAAGTGATAATACTACTGTTAGGTCTGTACCTGAATCTGCTGTGCAGGAGAGTGTCAGGTGAACAG ATATCCGGCAAGGGAGTCCTAAATCTTGCACACAGACAGTCCAAATGGACTCCCTTAATGCAGATGAGCGCAAATCTCTCTGACATCACAAG CATTAGATCTTTCTTTGAGTTTCGGACCCTTGACCCAGAAGGGGCCATCTTTTATGGAGACACCGAAGAAGGACAGGACTGGTTTGTGCTTTCCCTGCGTGATGGCATACCTGAAATGCAGATCGGGAAAGCAGACATATTAGTGAGCGTAAAAGGAGGTCGAAAACTCAATGATGGGGCCTGGCACTTG CTGGAGTTGCGCAGTGAGGGCAAATTTGTGGTGCTGGAGGTAAACAACAATGTAGAGCTTATAGTCGGCCTTCACTCTAAACTGACAAAAGATGAACTAAAAGGGAAGATACGTCTTGCTCTTGGTGGCATGCTGGTGGACAAACAAAAACTCTTCCATCCA ttTGAGCCAGAAATGGATGCTTGTATAAGAGGAGGGAATTGGCTAAATCTCAGCACGTCCTGGGATGCAGACTCAACATGGGAACCCCGGCCCTGTTTCTCTGAGATCAAGAAAGGGAGCTATTTTCCAGGAACTGGAGTGGCTATGTTTAATACATCTG ATCTTCCTGGACTTAACACGGAAGAGGCCGGTATCACCGTCGAGATCTTCGGATCATGGACTGGGACGACGTTGAGTCTCCAAAGCACAGGATTTGAGTATGTTTTGAGAGAGTTAGAAGGGAATAAAGATGTCAAG GAGGTGCAGTTGGGCCTGAAAGAGGGATCGGAAAGTGCTGCCCCTCCCCATGAACCTGCAACACTTACTTTCACCATACAGAAACATTCGCTTGTGGTAAACAGCAAACCAGAGCTTGAAACGGAAAGTCTGGACTTTTTCTCCATGTGGAAAAATGGGATGCTGCTGACTTTTGGGGGAGTGCCAG GTGACAGTGAGAAGGCAAAAAATACACATTACCTGCGTGGGTGTCTGGAGAAAATCCTTGTCCAAGGCCAGGTCATTGATCTTGATCGGGCATTGTACAAACACACAGCGGTCTCATCTCACAGCTGTCCTACAGAAGCAATGAATGAACTCACTTAA
- the LOC113111861 gene encoding neuralized-like protein 4 has translation MAAELHPRSGKLIGLSNSNRTAQRNQPVQEFNHGLVLSREPLRDRDVFTVRIDKKVNSWSGSIEIGVTALDPAALEFPSSATGLKGGSWIVSGCSVLKDGRSVLEEYGRDLDQLGEGDRVGIQRNGKGELHLWVNGQDCGTAASGLPSRLWAVVDLYGKCTQVTVVGCEPPPEMDGEEDEEVEDEIVSTQAVSIIADACCSHDDRAGAIMLSAAGATATMMNGSAEEGPEVSSAHSRPDKFPNNFEPDSVLTEHQLFDVFNNAIVSLYRSEDEGGEDLGVGGSDSSRGGTGSSGVGRGTGSDSGIGGGGTGGGSSSNSSPAGNSGGVAGLGVAAGGMTTNDALLFHEKCGTLIKLSNNNKTAERRRPLDEFNNGVVMTNRPLRNNEMFEIRIDKLVDKWSGSIEIGVTTHNPNNLDYPATMTNLRSGTIMMSGCGILTNGKGTRREYCEFSLDELQEGDHIGLMRKASGALHFYINGIDQGVAASQTPGVVYGVVDLYGMAVKVTIVHNHNHSDRLRRNNAIMRALSPDVGRPRPALSLTPEPDVPDRLLFHLNCGQKAAIISDGRTALRPHATDDFNHGVVLSNRPLHSNEVFQVRIDKMVDKWAGSIEIGVTTHNPAYLQLPSTMTNLRSGTWMMTGNGVMHNGTTILDEYGHNLDRLKAGDTVGVVRKEDGSLHFFVNGVPQGPAAWNVPPSVYAVVDLYGQAAQATIMDDMADLPPLPDDSSEGPTAMSPGSPCSVSGTTAANDLRFHQLHGTNAVITNGGRTALRQNCRSEFNDAIVISNRCLRDGELFEIVIQKMVDRWSGSIEAGVTAIRPEELEFPNTMTDIDYDTWMLSGTAIMQDGNTMRNNYGCDLDSLTTGSRIGMMRTATGDLHYFINGVDQGVACTGLPPEVYAVIDLYGQCVQVSITSSSGPLDNSLCTSNITEKSFPIHSPVAGVAHRLHSKHGKNVVLLGDCCQALRVDGYAHGIVFSAKELKTDEVFEVKINKVDDRWSGSLHVGLTTLQPPDLPSCPLSGLSPSLTQLRSKVTWVLAGSEVRRNGVLQRQNYGCSLDRLTVGNRVGVKRCSDDTMHILIDGEDMGPAATAVAKNVYAVLDLYGKVTAVSIVSSTLVEDSESVKAPSLSPDSCSEGEEDSTPVRESENEPALVPTVMTFLENHGKNIQLSNQNLTAARVSSYNQGLLVTAQALPRQQLFQFQIDRLNPSWTSSLSLGLIGHSPDRLNFPSTACCLKRSVWLLQRDSVFHNSLKICENYGPNLDTCPEGTILGLLVDSSGCLHLFVNGMDQGIAAQDIPSPCYPLIDLYGQCEQVTIVTNHVSVVGGERGDMPCQGDMEKADMVDGIKESVCWTPPPEVNPNKTCEYQALCSRFKELLTLPDGYFNEDAKYNLCYCESCHKLRGDEAYYKRGEPPRDYALPFGWCRFALQIKTHCEVSNAFKKWHIAYHGTSVGSLRRILDHNQLLSESSSIFSLSPVKTEGHGSYGEPEENSAPEREIPRVQLSPTMRYSGLEVFAPKVQFRDPRSLRCHQAQVGFQVCVRPGSYKVGPTSLGISEPLDPRFSNAEIEWITKEKGGTLLYGLLIRVE, from the exons ATGGCGGCTGAGCTGCATCCGCGCAGCGGAAAACTGATCGGTTTGTCGAACTCCAACCGAACCGCTCAACGGAATCAGCCGGTACAGGAATTCAACCACGGCCTGGTCCTGAGTCGGGAGCCGCTGCGTGACCGCGATGTCTTTACTGTACGCATCGACAAGAAG GTGAACTCGTGGAGCGGTTCTATAGAGATCGGAGTGACTGCGCTGGACCCAGCCGCTCTGGAATTTCCCAGCAGTGCCACAGGCCTGAAGGGAGGCTCGTGGATCGTGTCCGGCTGCTCCGTGCTAAAGGACGGCCGCTCAGTCCTGGAGGAGTACGGTCGCGACTTGGACCAGCTAGGGGAAGGGGACCGTGTGGGGATCCAGCGGAATGGGAAAGGAGAGCTGCATCTGTGGGTGAACGGACAGGACTGTGGCACGGCGGCAAGTGGACTTCCTTCCCGTTTATGGGCCGTGGTGGACCTATATGGGAAGTGTACACAAGTGACTGTGGTAGGCTGTGAACCACCACCTGAAATGGATGGGGAAGAGGATGAAGAGGTAGAGGATGAGATTGTGTCGACGCAAGCAGTGTCCATAATAGCAGATGCTTGCTGTAGCCATGATGACAGGGCTGGAGCTATCATGCTGTCTGCAGCTGGTGCTACAGCGACCATGATGAACGGATCGGCAGAGGAAG GGCCTGAAGTGTCAAGTGCGCACAGTCGGCCCGACAAATTCCCAAACAACTTTGAGCCTGATAGTG TTTTGACTGAGCATCAGTTATTTGATGTGTTCAACAATGCCATCGTCTCTCTGTATCGTTCTGAGGATGAGGGTGGAGAGGACTTGGGGGTGGGAGGCTCTGACTCCTCGAGGGGCGGCACAGGAAGTAGCGGTGTAGGCCGAGGAACAGGAAGTGACAGTGGCATTGGTGGCGGAGGGACAGGTGGAGGCAGTAGCAGCAATAGCAGCCCAGCGGGGAACTCTGGTGGGGTGGCGGGACTGGGGGTGGCCGCTGGCGGCATGACAACCAATGACGCGCTGCTGTTCCATGAGAAGTGTGGCACGCTCATCAAACTAAGCAACAACAATAAGACCGCAGAAAGGAGGAGACCACTGGATGAGTTCAATAACGGAGTCGTCATGACCAATCGACCGCTTAGAAACAACGAAATGTTTGAG ATTCGCATTGACAAACTAGTGGATAAATGGTCTGGTTCCATTGAGATTGGAGTGACGACCCACAACCCAAATAATCTTGACTACCCTGCAACAATGACCAATTTACGTTCAG GCACAATCATGATGAGTGGCTGTGGGATTTTAACCAATGGGAAGGGCACTCGTCGGGAATACTGTGAATTCAGCCTGGATGAACTCCAG GAGGGGGATCACATAGGGCTGATGAGGAAAGCCAGTGGAGCTCTGCACTTCTACATTAATGGCATTGATCAGG GCGTTGCAGCCAGTCAGACCCCTGGCGTAGTGTATGGAGTGGTGGATCTCTATGGCATGGCAGTAAAGGTCACCATTGTCCACAACCATAACCACAGTGACCGTTTACGCCGCAACAATGCAATCATGAGGGCGCTGTCACCTGACGTGGGCCGGCCTCGGCCTGCTCTCTCATTGACCCCTGAGCCTGATGTCCCAGACCGCTTGCTATTCCATCTAAACTGTGGACAGAAGGCTGCAATCATCAGCGACGGCCGCACCGCGTTACGGCCTCA TGCAACGGATGACTTCAACCATGGTGTTGTGCTTAGCAATCGTCCACTGCACTCCAATGAGGTTTTCCAGGTGCGCATCGACAAAATGGTGGACAAATGGGCGGGTTCTATAGAGATTGGCGTGACGACTCATAACCCCGCCTATCTTCAGCTACCGTCAACCATGACCAACCTGCGCTCAG GTACCTGGATGATGACAGGAAATGGAGTCATGCACAACGGAACTACAATTCTTGATGAATACGGGCACAACTTGGACCGTCTAAAA GCTGGAGATACAGTGGGAGTTGTCCGAAAGGAGGATGGAAGTTTACACTTCTTTGTGAATGGAGTGCCTCAAGGCCCTGCGGCCTGGAATGTTCCACCCAGTGTGTATGCAGTGGTGGACCTGTATGGACAGGCTGCCCAGGCCACCATCATGGATGATATGG CTGACCTCCCTCCCTTGCCTGATGACAGCTCTGAGGGCCCTACTGCCATGTCTCCTGGTAGCCCATGTTCAGTTTCTGGAACTACAGCTGCCAATGACTTGCGCTTTCATCAGCTGCACGGCACAAACGCAGTCATCACCAACGGTGGCCGAACGGCCCTCAGGCAGAACTGCCGCAGCGAGTTTAACGACGCCATTGTTATTTCAAACAG GTGCCTTCGGGATGGAGAGctctttgaaattgtaattcaGAAAATGGTGGATCGCTGGTCAGGCTCAATAGAAGCAG GAGTAACCGCAATCCGACCAGAAGAACTGGAGTTCCCTAATACAATGACTGACATTGACTATGACACCTGGATGTTGAG TGGCACAGCGATCATGCAGGATGGGAATACCATGAGGAATAACTACGGCTGTGACTTGGACTCTCTGACCACAGGCTCCAGGATTGGGATGATGCGTACAGCTACTGGAGACCTGCATTACTTCATCAACGGCGTTGACCAGGGTGTCGCTTGTACCGGGCTGCCACCAG aaGTATATGCTGTGATCGATCTTTATGGTCAGTGTGTGCAAGTGTCCATTACAAGTTCATCGGGGCCACTGGATAACAGTCTGTGTACCAGTAACATCACAGAGAAGAGCTTCCCCATACACTCTCCGG TGGCAGGGGTTGCCCATCGCCTGCACAGCAAACATGGTAAGAATGTGGTGTTATTAGGAGACTGTTGTCAAGCGCTGAGGGTCGATGGATATGCCCATGGAATTGTGTTTAGTGCGAAGGAGCTCAAGACAGATGAGGTGTTTGAG GTGAAAATTAACAAGGTCGATGACAGATGGTCCGGTTCCCTTCATGTGGGTTTGACCACCCTGCAGCCCCCTGACCTACCATCCTGCCCTCTCAGTGGCCTCTCTCCTTCGCTTACCCAgctcaggtcaaaggtcacctgGGTCCTCGCCGGGTCCGAGGTCAGGCGGAACGGAGTGCTACAGAGACAGAACTATGGCTGCTCTCTGGATCGGCTCACG GTGGGAAATCGCGTTGGGGTGAAGAGATGCAGTGACGACACCATGCACATCCTCATTGACGGAGAAGACATGGGACCAGCAGCCACTGCAGTGGCGAAG AACGTGTATGCTGTTTTGGACCTGTACGGAAAAGTGACGGCCGTGTCCATCGTCAGCTCCACGCTAGTTGAGGATTCTGAAAGTGTGAAAGCCCCCTCGCTCTCGCCCGACAGCTGCAGCGAGGGAGAGGAGGATAGCACTCCTGTCCGAGAG AGTGAGAATGAGCCTGCTCTGGTGCCCACGGTCATGACTTTTTTGGAGAATCATGGAAAAAATATCCAGCTGTCCAATCAGAACCTGACCGCAGCTCGGGTGTCCAGCTACAACCAGGGTCTTTTGGTCACAGCTCAAGCTTTGCCGCGCCAGCAGCTAttccag TTTCAGATAGACCGTCTGAATCCATCATGGACGTCCTCCCTGTCGCTGGGTTTGATTGGTCATTCACCAGACCGCCTCAACTTCCCTTCCACAGCTTGCTGCCTTAAACGCTCAGTCTGGCTTCTGCAACGAGACTCTGTTTTTCACAACTCGTTGAAG ATTTGTGAGAACTACGGTCCAAACCTGGACACCTGTCCTGAAGGGACCATTTTGGGCCTGTTGGTGGACAGCAGTGGTTGCCTCCATCTGTTTGTTAATGGCATGGATCAGGGCATAGCAGCCCAGGATATCCCAAGCCCCTGTTACCCCCTTATTGACCTTTATGGCCAGTGTGAACAG GTCACTATAGTGACAAATCATGTGTCTGTGGTTGGCGGGGAGAGAGGAGACATGCCTTGTCAAGGGGACATGGAGAAGGCTGATATGGTGGATG GTATAAAGGAGAGTGTCTGCTGGACACCTCCTCCAGAGGTCAACCCCAATAAGACGTGCGAGTACCAGGCGCTTTGTTCCCGATTCAAAGAACTGCTCACACTGCCTG ATGGTTATTTTAATGAGGATGCTAAGTACAACCTGTGTTACTGTGAGTCCTGTCACAAGCTAAGGGGTGATGAGGCCTATTACAAGCGAGGGGAGCCTCCCAGAGACTATGCTCTGCCATTCGGCTGGTGCCGATTCGCACTCCA AATCAAGACCCACTGTGAAGTCTCCAATGCCTTCAAGAAATGGCATATTGCGTACCATGGCACTAGTGTCGGCTCACTTAGACGCATTCTGGACCACAACCAACTCTTGTCAG AATCGTCCTCCATTTTCTCCTTGTCCCCGGTGAAGACAGAGGGTCACGGCAGCTACGGGGAGCCCGAGGAGAACAGCGCCCCAGAGCGAGAGATCCCCCGTGTCCAGCTTTCTCCAACCATGCGCTACTCTGGCCTGGAGGTCTTTGCCCCCAAAGTGCA ATTCCGAGACCCACGGTCCCTCCGCTGTCACCAGGCCCAGGTGGGCTTCCAGGTGTGTGTGCGGCCAGGCTCCTACAAAGTGGGCCCGACTTCGCTGGGAATCAGCGAGCCTCTTGATCCTCGATTCAGCAATGCAGAAATCGAATGGATCACCAAGGAAAAGGGAGGCACGCTTCTGTACGGCCTGCTCATACGGGTGGAGTAA